TCTAACTGAATGTAGTTTTCTAATATGGGACTTCTTCACAATGTTTGACTCACTTTAGCATTGTTGCTACTCACATAATCAACTTCTACATGTATATGTTGTGTAGGAAACAACTTTCCATGTTGTAGTTGATTAGATCGGTAAAGAAGATGCCTTTCTGGCATATAAATTCTCTTGCTTGTGCCAATTATGGTGTCTTTCTGCACCTTGATTGTGACGCTTAAATTATGTTCGttattagtttaattttagtatTAAGGAACTCATCCTTGTCTATATTTCTGATGAGATTATGTTCAGTTTAATAATATCCGGTGATGGGAAGGAAATATTGGTTCAAGTGTTTAACTTTATGAATGCAACATATCTAGTTTTCTTTGACTATGTGTCTAGACCCATTTATTGAACGGTCGCTATCAATCTCCACTTTGCAGGTATCGCGTCCAAAGTGACAGAAAAGTTGCTGTTTGTAGTGTGCACCCCTCAGAGCAAGCCACACTGCAGTGCTTGGGTTGCGTGAAGACTAAAATACCTGTTGGTAAAAGCTACCATTGTTCACCAAAATGCTTCTCGGATGCATGGCAGCATCATCGAATTCTACACGACCGAGCTGTGAGTGCTGTAAATGAGAATGGAAATGAAGAGGAAGAGTTATTTGGGCGTTTCAACAGTTCAGGATCTGGAAATATAAGTGCTAGTTTATCTAGTTCTGGATCAAGCCCTAGTCTGGCTAATGGTTCGGCATCTTTATATCCTGCAGCAGCTACTCAGAGGGCTGGTGGTGAAACTTTATTTGAAGTTGGACGATCTAAAACTTACACACCAACAGCTGAAGATATCGGTCACGTTCTGAAGTTTGAGTGTGTTGTGGTAGATGCAGGAACGAAGCTTCCTGTTGGGCATGTCAGCACCATAGTAACTTCTCGTGTCATTCCAGCTCCCTCCCCTAGTCCTCGTCGATTGATTTCAGTCGGTGCAAATGATTTGATGGGACATTTAGATGCTGATGGTCGCATTTCATCGTCAGGAACATTTTCCGTGTTGTCATACAACATTTTGTCTGATATTTATGCCGCAAGTGAATTCTACAGTTATTGCCCTTCATGGGCTCTTTCTTGGCCGTATCGCAGACAGAATCTGCTTCGGGAAATTGTTGGTTACTGTGCGGATATTATTTGCCTTCAGGAGGTACAAAAGTGCATGTGCAATCATAATTTTCGTCTTATTAGATTGGtatcatttttcaagttgagttgAGGTGCTTCTGGGAACTTGTCTATTGTCATGAGATTCTCTGGTGCTTGAGACATAGTAGTTTTCCTTTTCACCATAAACTGTTCTATTTTTCAAGCTATGACCTTGAACAGGATTTGTTCTATAAGCTCATAAATCTGTGTCATTTTATAAGCTTTTCTGAAGATTGCTAGACATCTGATGTGCGCAGGTTGCACTCCAGGTGTATTCATGGAAGTATTAAGAATTTTTGTTCTGAATAATAAACATCTAAAGcaattccttttcttcttaaatTCCATGTCCAGAAGATGGTTCTTGCGTCAATTGTAAATGTCCCATGTCCTTTCATGGTTCGATTTCCGATGTATGTTTAGGAGATCAATATATAATTGATCCATATGCACAAACCAGATTGACTTGAGTGAAAATTTCCTCCCCCGACTTCCCCCTTTGTCATGTGATTGACGTAAGCTTAGGTTTGGACAATAAATTCCTCTTTTTGTCGTTCTAGATGGAGGTTCTCTGTGTTTTTCTGGTTTGAGTTTGCTAtggggtattttttttttttttttttttttttttggtttttggtttcaTGAGAGCGGGCATGCACAGATTTCTAGGTGCTTAATCATATCTTATGCCATGTTTGATATTTTGAACACTTAGACCTTATAGATCTGAATCACAACTGATCTTAATTGCTCAAATGGAATTATATAGCCCACTGCACTCACAGGGGATGAAGCTTAAGTAATCCTGTGCTATGTCTGATATTTGGGTTTTGCAATAAGTACATATATGATAATTATACTCTACTCTTATTAAATTGCCGAGGAGTCTTGTTAATGGAGAATTATGCTACTAATTACAATGCTTAAGGAAACTGAGtttaaattatgattattgaaTATGCATGGGTGAGGATATTTTGTCCCTGATCCATCTGTTCGAATGTTTAGAGTTCAAGTATTGGCTTCAGTTTGGAATTGCTAGATGAAGTTGCATAATTTCTAATTGTCACTATAGCTTCTTTTCAGGTTCAAAGTGATCACTTTGAGGAATTTTTTGCCCCTGAATTGGAGAAGCATGGCTATTTAGCTTTATATAAAAGAAAGACAAATGAGGTAAGCTTTGTAGTATTTGTTAGTCTCTGTCCAAGGgagcttcttttattttttgtttttgctatCTACAGGTTTACAGTGGGAATTTCAATGCAATAGATGGTTGTGCAACGTTTTTCCGGCGAGACAGATTTTCCCATGTTAAAAAATATGAGGTCTGGAGTCATAGGCTTGCAAATTtgcatctcttcttttttattttttggtctcTTGTTTATTTAAAAGATTTAATTGATTGCAGGTTGAATTTAACAAGGCTGCACAGTCTTTGACAGATGCTTTGCTACCTAGTGCCCAAAAGAAAACTGCCTTAAGCAGATTGGTGAAGGTGGCTTGATTTCTACTTCGATTCAGTTTTTCATCCAGGCAAAAGTTTCTCCATTTGAGCCCTGCAGTCATGTTCATTAACTTCTGCTCGTGTAATTTCCTTCTTCATGGTAGGATAATGTTGCTTTAATAGCTGTTTTGGAAGCCAAGTTCAGTAACCAAGGAGGTGACAATCCTGGGAAAAGGCAGCTTCTATGTGTGGTAAGATGTCTGAAGTCTTATTAGTGCCTCCATAAAACTAGAGAGGAAGTTGTCACCGACCATGCATTTTAATGTTGTTAAATGTAAAACTCCTATTTAGAGAGCTGATCATGAGCTTTGTGTACTTTGAGGCCCTAATTTACAACTGTTCCACTTCTTACAAGATTCAGCATGTCAGTAGCTAAAAAAGCAAGACCACTACATTAATGAGGAATGAAGTCAACATTTGGAGAGATCTTTTTGTAGCACTATCAGTTAGAACCAGCACCTCTGATTACCCTGATTGCTTGCTTTGAACATAGGCCGGGGGGGTTTTTAAGTGTTTAAACTCTGAGTGAATGGTGGGTCCTAAATTTGTCTCTTTGTAGTGGGATTGTTTATGCCATGTCATTTTGTGTAACCTGATGCCTATTTTTTAGATTCTAGTTTACATTAACAGTGAGCATTAGGCTGTCCATTCCGCACCTCTAAAGCTTTAAACTGGGCTCCATTTGACAACTTGGCTTACCAGCTTTAACAATGGCAGAGTTAGTAAGGCATATTAGAGAGAGAGGATTTGTATTCGGTACTTATTTCCTTGGGCTTTCCTGAGCTTTGGCAACTAAGATGCTGGATTGTCCATCTAATGTTCATCTCTGgtagtattttctttttacttctttatatgactttttttttggtgttctGGTAGAGTAATTTGGCTTAATAGATGCTGGGTTCCATACAGTGGCAAGAATTTTCTACtgacaatttttgttcttgactTAAGAAATCGTCATGTTATAATTTCCTCTCACTAGCAACTGTGTTCACCTGCTGCTTGTGTGCAAAAAATGGACATTTGAAAGATTAagcaaaattatattttgtgaGCAATGTATATATTTATGGAATGAGACAAATATTATGAGATTTGATATCTTGTTAAGAAAGCCGTTATGGGATAGAAAATATTAGATGTTTTAATGAGGAGCGTGagagataaaattaaattatgaaattacaCATTTGTCCATGGatgtaattttaataaaataagtaattaaagatatgagaaagaagaaaaaaaggactgAGATTTCTTAGAAGTATGAGGCTCTTTTTGCTTTATATTAGAGTATGAAATACTGAAGCTATCCCTTAGATTTGCCTTGGTGGTTTGCGAATTGAGCCTCTTTTGTTGAAGTTGCCTTTTATGGGTTGTTGGAGTTTGACCCCCTATCAAGACTTGGGATGCATGTGCTTCCTTTAGATAGAGACACTTTATAATTATTCTGAGTGGTGGATATGCCGTTATTGTTCACCAATTGTTGGACCTTTGCTGTAtcacctatttttttttaatagttttaaaAGCTACAGGTgtcaatttttcaaagtaaatttctttcctttatccCTAATATCTTTTAAAGGATTTTTGATGGTTCATTTATACACTTTAATCTATATTCTAACTCATCTTGGGGCTTTATACATCTTTTgaccattttattttcttcctgcTGGAGTGCAGGCCAATACACATGTTAATGTCCCCCATGATCTCAAAGATGTGAAGCTTTGGCAGGTACCTTTCCCATATCTTCATCCTCAGTGTACAATCTGTCTCAGCTATTCCacattttctccttttgaacCTCATTGCCCTTTTTATTGTCATTTTAGATCCACACTCTATTGAAAGGATTGGAAAAAATAGCTGCCAGTGCAGACATTCCAATGCTTGTGTGTGGGGACTTCAATTCAGTTCCTGGAAGGTGGGTAGCTGTCATGACTTTTTGGCCACATGGTTGTAATAAACGGACTTTGATGTGATGACTGTTAATGCTTCTTGCAGTGCTCCTCATGCACTCCTTGCCGAGGGAAAGGTTGATCCCATGCATCTAGATTTAGTGGTTGACCCTCTAAATATCCTGCGTCCCCCTAGCAAGCTGGCTCATCAATTGCCACTGGTAATCTTTTACATGCATAATGACTGTTTTGAAACACAACACTGGGGGCCccgggggtgggggtggggggggggagggggagagagagagtccccCAAAAGTGGCAGTTACCTGAGAAACAGTTGATATTGCAGGTCAGTGCAAGAATGTATTCTTCTTTACAAGCTgcgggggtgggggtggggagggggaggggagggggagaagaaTGGGAGTTGGTCCTGCTTCAGAAcagcagaaaaaaagaatggacCCCACAACAAATGAACCTTTATTTACAAGCTGCACTAGGGATTTCATTGGCACCCTCGATTACATTTTTTACACAGGTGAAATTGTTTTGTCtattcttctccttttcacaTCTAAGTCTTTGCTAATTTGTATCTGGAAAAGAGCTCACCCTTGTATGAATATTTCTTTTGTTGCTGCTGTAGCGGACTCTTTAACGGTGGAGTCCTTACTAGAGCTCTTGGATGAGGAGAGCTTGAGGAAAGACACGGCTCTTCCTTCTCCAGAGTGGTCTTCAGATCATATAGCTTTGTTAGCTGAATTTCGCTGCAATCCTAGACCCAGACGTTGATGTTCCAGGTGGGCAAGCTTGTCTTTTCCTTCGGTTTCTTTTATAGGACTAGAATGTTTGGATGACTTTTGGAGCTGCTTGGTTATCTAAAGATCAGAAACCCTTCCATTGGTTGTTTGAGTGTGTCCTCTGAGACTCTTACTTGGAATTTTCTCATCTCGTAAGCTCCCATGCCATCTAGTAATCTGAACCAACATGTTTTGTAATTAGGATTTGTGGTCAGGCAATTTGGTGACCATCTCTTAGCTGAGCTGAGATTTGCTGCGTGATCAACATCTTTCCTccacaattcatttttttcatattgGCGATGTCGATAATCTAGGACTAATTGTGTGTGATGCTGAAGCATTCGTAGGTCACGCTGGAGACACCAGGGAAAGTTATAAAGAAGCAAATGACTCGACAGCACTCACTTGTTGTAAGAATGGTACATATTCTTTCTGCAATAGTCCCACAGTTGGGGATCCTTGCTGCGATCTTTTTGTATcatccccccttttttttcatcCACAGAGAAATGACAGTTCATCCTTTAGatgtgttttcttctcttttggggCTAACAGTAATTCGCTTAGGAATATCCACTTGCTCTTTTGCGTGTACTAGAAAATCCTCGCGCAGCGAGCAGTTGATTATAGTATGCATGCCCCGCTTTTTTTACTGGGTTTTCCACTCTTGGTTAGCCTGTGCAGACACAAGATAATAAATTTGCATGGCAAAGTTGGTTGTCTATATCTGAATCTCATGTATTAGTTGAGAGTAGTTGCTCCAAAACCATTCTGAAAAAAGAACTAGAAAGTACTTGAGacttcagagagagagaaagagggagtttGTGGCAACTCTTCTTTGTGGGCCTATCTATGATCAATTGAA
The sequence above is drawn from the Eucalyptus grandis isolate ANBG69807.140 chromosome 11, ASM1654582v1, whole genome shotgun sequence genome and encodes:
- the LOC104425511 gene encoding carbon catabolite repressor protein 4 homolog 1 gives rise to the protein MLSVIRVHLPSDIPIVGCELTPYVLLRRPDKTISNDDVSDYAPLDGYFLRYKWYRVQSDRKVAVCSVHPSEQATLQCLGCVKTKIPVGKSYHCSPKCFSDAWQHHRILHDRAVSAVNENGNEEEELFGRFNSSGSGNISASLSSSGSSPSLANGSASLYPAAATQRAGGETLFEVGRSKTYTPTAEDIGHVLKFECVVVDAGTKLPVGHVSTIVTSRVIPAPSPSPRRLISVGANDLMGHLDADGRISSSGTFSVLSYNILSDIYAASEFYSYCPSWALSWPYRRQNLLREIVGYCADIICLQEVQSDHFEEFFAPELEKHGYLALYKRKTNEVYSGNFNAIDGCATFFRRDRFSHVKKYEVEFNKAAQSLTDALLPSAQKKTALSRLVKDNVALIAVLEAKFSNQGGDNPGKRQLLCVANTHVNVPHDLKDVKLWQIHTLLKGLEKIAASADIPMLVCGDFNSVPGSAPHALLAEGKVDPMHLDLVVDPLNILRPPSKLAHQLPLVIFYMGRRMGVGPASEQQKKRMDPTTNEPLFTSCTRDFIGTLDYIFYTADSLTVESLLELLDEESLRKDTALPSPEWSSDHIALLAEFRCNPRPRR